The nucleotide sequence tcctctccaggtctcCTGTCTAAGTCTGACTCCGGCCAGgactcatctccctcctccaccccccacacCCGAGGTTTCTCCTCCCCGTCGCCGGGCCCTCAGACTCGGGGTCTCCCCGTATCCCAGGGGCCCCCCACCCTCCCCTCGCCCTCCCCCTCAGACCCAGCCCCCTCGcgttccccccacccctccctcccacgcCCCCAGCTGGGACCACCCTTCCCAATCAGCCCTCTGGATGTCCTGGCCCAGGGCCTCACCTCCGTACCCCACCACCCCCAGCCCACCCAGGCCTTCACCCTGCTGCCCCAACCATTCCCCAGAGCATCGCACCCCCAGCTAAGGTGAGGAGACcagagggagaaaagaaggggtgtcattctgcccctgaacaggc is from Oncorhynchus gorbuscha isolate QuinsamMale2020 ecotype Even-year unplaced genomic scaffold, OgorEven_v1.0 Un_scaffold_4832, whole genome shotgun sequence and encodes:
- the LOC124028773 gene encoding bromodomain-containing protein 4-like codes for the protein MALPGSVDAIKLGLPDYYQIIKVPMDMGTIKKRLENSYYWNAQECIQDFNTMFTNCYIYNKPGDDIVLMAESLEKMFLQKISEMPQEETEIPMVTKGRRAGQREAGLLSKSDSGQDSSPSSTPHTRGFSSPSPGPQTRGLPVSQGPPTLPSPSPSDPAPSRSPHPSLPRPQLGPPFPISPLDVLAQGLTSVPHHPQPTQAFTLLPQPFPRASHPQL